A single region of the Halorussus gelatinilyticus genome encodes:
- a CDS encoding DUF7529 family protein, which produces MSDDEADLDELADEDPAAAFEQVGDIPGTHLRAAEFWDDIVADMEATADEYETQGWETLQLHPGDVTALVPDEDDEEFGLDVLVPDDEFGELESLLDGDASFDSYEVFRATADGLVLFVVAMEDPDEEVAVLYPAYYDAQNAQPMLAAAERAGEMRTYVRTLTNEQVEFTHREPENFAPEGDAETAEAAESN; this is translated from the coding sequence ATGAGCGACGACGAAGCGGACCTCGACGAACTCGCCGACGAGGACCCGGCCGCGGCGTTCGAGCAGGTCGGCGACATCCCCGGAACGCACCTCCGAGCCGCCGAGTTCTGGGACGACATCGTGGCCGACATGGAGGCGACGGCCGACGAGTACGAGACGCAGGGCTGGGAGACGCTCCAACTCCATCCCGGCGACGTGACCGCGCTGGTGCCCGACGAGGACGACGAGGAGTTCGGGCTGGACGTGCTGGTTCCCGACGACGAGTTCGGCGAACTGGAGTCGCTGTTGGACGGCGACGCCTCCTTCGACAGCTACGAGGTGTTCCGGGCGACGGCCGACGGACTCGTGCTGTTCGTGGTCGCCATGGAGGACCCCGACGAGGAAGTCGCGGTCCTCTATCCCGCGTACTACGACGCCCAGAACGCCCAGCCGATGCTCGCGGCCGCCGAGCGAGCGGGCGAGATGCGGACCTACGTCCGGACGCTGACCAACGAGCAGGTCGAGTTCACCCACCGGGAACCCGAGAACTTCGCGCCCGAGGGCGACGCCGAAACCGCCGAAGCGGCCGAATCGAACTGA
- a CDS encoding thiamine ABC transporter substrate-binding protein: MKRRTLLKHGGTATIVGLAGCTGGGSGGQETTTDETATTGETTTEATATETTEETETTTEASLSGTLKVATYSSFVDAPSSSPGGWLKQEFENRHPDVTVKYETPENEVNHYIQQAAQGVSIDTDVYVGMNVDHLIRIDEKLGQKSLFAPVADRLSHYGHVKDGLNFDPQQRAVPYDTGYISLVYDESKIQKQPETFQDLLKERYSGDLIVQNAKTAATGRAFLLWTVNTLGEDQYLDYWQKLKENGIKMLGSWSDAYTAYENGEAPMVVSYSTDQVYAHRQDKDLTKHRVGFLNDQGYANPEGMAKFAGTDKPELAEAFMDFMLSKQAQKQIAQLNVQYPATDWAPLGAEFKKYAKEPANPVTFTYEELQGNLDGWVDSWARQIAGGR, translated from the coding sequence ATGAAACGGCGAACCTTGCTGAAGCACGGCGGGACCGCGACCATCGTCGGTCTCGCCGGGTGTACCGGCGGCGGGAGCGGCGGGCAGGAGACGACCACCGACGAGACCGCGACGACCGGCGAAACGACCACCGAGGCGACTGCTACCGAGACCACCGAGGAGACCGAGACGACCACCGAGGCGAGTCTCAGCGGCACGCTCAAGGTTGCCACGTACAGTTCGTTCGTGGACGCGCCCAGTTCCTCGCCCGGCGGGTGGCTGAAACAGGAGTTCGAGAACCGCCACCCCGACGTGACCGTGAAGTACGAGACGCCCGAGAACGAGGTCAACCACTACATCCAGCAGGCCGCGCAGGGCGTGTCCATCGATACGGACGTGTACGTCGGCATGAACGTGGACCACCTCATTCGCATCGACGAGAAGTTGGGCCAGAAATCGCTGTTCGCGCCGGTCGCCGACCGGTTGTCCCACTACGGCCACGTCAAGGACGGCTTGAATTTCGACCCGCAACAGCGCGCGGTCCCCTACGACACGGGGTACATCAGCCTCGTCTACGACGAGAGCAAGATACAGAAGCAACCGGAGACGTTCCAAGACCTACTGAAGGAACGGTACTCTGGCGACCTCATCGTCCAGAACGCCAAGACCGCCGCCACGGGCCGAGCCTTCCTGCTGTGGACCGTCAACACCCTCGGCGAGGACCAGTATCTCGACTACTGGCAGAAGCTGAAGGAGAACGGCATCAAGATGCTCGGGTCGTGGAGCGACGCCTACACCGCCTACGAGAACGGCGAGGCTCCGATGGTGGTCTCGTACTCGACCGACCAGGTGTACGCCCACCGGCAGGACAAGGACCTGACGAAGCACCGGGTCGGCTTCCTGAACGACCAAGGCTACGCCAACCCCGAGGGAATGGCGAAGTTCGCCGGCACCGACAAGCCGGAACTCGCCGAGGCGTTCATGGACTTCATGCTGAGCAAGCAGGCCCAGAAGCAAATCGCACAACTCAACGTCCAGTACCCCGCGACCGACTGGGCACCGCTCGGGGCGGAGTTCAAGAAGTACGCCAAGGAACCGGCGAACCCCGTGACGTTCACCTACGAGGAGCTACAGGGCAACCTCGACGGCTGGGTGGACTCGTGGGCGCGCCAGATAGCCGGCGGTCGATAG
- a CDS encoding AI-2E family transporter, which produces MPESVTVELLGTVYTVDAGVVTEVTREYLTVVTLSLARLAPVIALKVTLFALLVFALLVNRGQARRALLAPIPHDYRDVAAAFHERTRDTLYAIYVLQAATAAATFLVALPVFFVLDYPFYVTLALVAGFLQFLPIVGPSFLVALLAVYRATGGDLTGAILVFVVGGLIIGWLPDAVIRTRLARETADLPGSLYFVGFTGGLLSVGPVGFIAGPLVVALLAEASELLAAEVNGKAG; this is translated from the coding sequence TTGCCCGAGAGCGTCACGGTCGAGTTGCTCGGCACGGTCTACACCGTGGACGCGGGCGTCGTGACCGAGGTCACGCGCGAGTACCTCACCGTCGTCACGCTCTCGCTCGCCCGCCTCGCGCCGGTCATCGCGCTCAAGGTCACCCTGTTCGCGCTGCTGGTGTTCGCCCTGCTGGTCAACCGCGGACAGGCCCGCCGCGCCCTGCTCGCGCCGATTCCCCACGACTACCGCGACGTGGCCGCGGCGTTCCACGAGCGCACCCGCGACACGCTCTACGCCATCTACGTCCTACAGGCCGCGACCGCCGCGGCCACCTTCCTCGTCGCGCTTCCCGTGTTCTTCGTGCTGGACTACCCGTTCTACGTCACGCTCGCGCTCGTCGCGGGCTTCCTCCAGTTTCTCCCCATCGTCGGCCCGTCGTTTCTGGTCGCCCTGCTCGCGGTCTATCGCGCGACCGGCGGCGACCTCACGGGCGCGATACTCGTCTTCGTGGTGGGCGGCCTGATAATCGGCTGGCTGCCCGACGCGGTCATCCGGACCCGACTCGCTCGCGAGACGGCCGACCTGCCGGGGAGCCTCTACTTCGTCGGCTTCACGGGCGGCCTGCTCAGCGTCGGTCCCGTCGGCTTCATCGCCGGCCCGCTGGTCGTCGCGCTCCTCGCGGAGGCCAGCGAGTTGCTCGCCGCCGAGGTGAACGGGAAGGCGGGGTGA
- a CDS encoding ABC transporter ATP-binding protein — protein sequence MTNLHLRNLSKSFDGVDALRDVSLDVADGEFFTLVGPSGCGKTTTLRAIAGFESPDSGSVRFEGTEMSGVPPEDRDVGIVFQNYALFSHMTVGENVAYGLRFRETPGNRSDDERVADLLELVDLPGFEDRDPDELSGGQRQRVALARALAPGPDVLLLDEPMSALDARLRQTLRTQVKRIQSELGITTVYVTHDQEEALAVSDRVAVMNDGRIEQVGTPEAVYREPDTRFVAEFLGENSVFAGEVVGRGTAGRATDGADRSGRAVRVGPATFRLPLNAPEGTEVVFCVRPKKLVRGPGENAFEATVETVEFLGESFRVHLDWEGRDVTLRTAERPTDERLRVGFDPADAHVISGNERERTLVDRDAG from the coding sequence GTGACGAACCTCCACCTCCGAAACCTCTCCAAGTCGTTCGACGGCGTGGACGCGCTCCGGGACGTGAGCCTCGACGTGGCCGACGGCGAGTTCTTCACGCTGGTCGGGCCATCCGGATGCGGGAAGACGACCACCCTGCGCGCGATTGCGGGGTTCGAGTCGCCCGACTCGGGGTCGGTCCGGTTCGAGGGGACCGAGATGTCGGGCGTGCCCCCGGAGGACCGCGACGTGGGCATCGTCTTCCAGAACTACGCGCTCTTCTCGCACATGACGGTCGGCGAGAACGTCGCCTACGGGCTTCGTTTCCGTGAGACGCCCGGAAATCGGTCGGACGACGAGCGCGTGGCCGACTTGCTGGAACTCGTGGACCTGCCGGGGTTCGAGGACCGCGACCCCGACGAACTGTCGGGCGGCCAGCGCCAGCGCGTCGCGCTGGCGCGGGCGCTCGCGCCCGGCCCGGACGTGCTGCTGCTGGACGAACCGATGAGCGCGCTCGACGCGCGACTCCGCCAGACGCTCCGGACGCAGGTCAAGCGAATTCAGTCCGAGTTGGGCATCACGACCGTCTACGTCACCCACGACCAGGAGGAAGCGCTCGCCGTCTCGGACCGCGTGGCCGTGATGAACGACGGCCGCATCGAGCAGGTCGGCACGCCCGAAGCGGTCTACCGGGAACCCGACACCCGGTTCGTCGCGGAGTTCCTCGGCGAGAACAGCGTCTTCGCGGGCGAGGTCGTCGGACGTGGCACGGCGGGGCGTGCGACCGACGGCGCGGACCGCTCCGGTCGAGCGGTCCGCGTCGGCCCCGCGACTTTCCGCCTCCCGCTCAACGCGCCCGAGGGGACCGAGGTCGTCTTCTGCGTCCGCCCGAAGAAACTGGTCCGCGGGCCGGGCGAGAACGCCTTCGAGGCGACCGTCGAGACCGTCGAGTTCCTCGGCGAGTCGTTCCGCGTCCACCTCGACTGGGAGGGTCGTGACGTGACCTTGCGGACCGCGGAACGCCCGACCGACGAGCGGTTGCGCGTCGGATTCGACCCGGCGGACGCGCACGTGATTTCGGGGAACGAGCGAGAGCGCACCCTCGTCGACCGCGACGCCGGGTAG
- a CDS encoding ATP-dependent DNA helicase, which yields MTASDSWREVFGHADPYDEQVDGIETAIDTAEDGGFAVVEGACGTGKTMLALTAGIDLVRDPQSDYERVVVLTSVKQQLRQFEEDLRTVNSNLPTDWDPVTSLTLVGKADVCPYNRENAGGIDDGNVYERCESLREDTRAITGEGGATTAQNLVSRARSQQTGLADSGAQGRAAAQFLETADEPTPYPPEMPEYDDVEYCPFYAQFLEELPEDGDPVEAVLFDFDGMGLIDPEELVSLSVQHGTCPHSMMGAILPHAEVVVGNYYHAFDPVTTGGFTGALLDSSTFVVCDEAHMLEPRVRDLVSDAVGDATLRDAESELTRVIQPLKFDGDKETHTAADADLVRGELEDSDVSLSDLEATRDFFRDLREELDRRVTAHLEREHRGWKSNLHDLPDDEIPLRDPTEPQQDEISVWAESEGYHDGVWVKAEAVGAVVARILNEAEDDEKERAAPAAGRVLGEWYRNDHERYFREIELERTWNEKEPDTSWRRAYNARLAMQNCVPSDAIGEQLAEFGGGVLMSATLEPLDVFEEVTGLNHLDAEQGRPVVERTYGLNFPEERRESFAVDAPKFTYDNRGAPGDETQTRRMYADALRDVARETPGNVLVGMPNYAEATWAAETLRENPRVEKPVLLDESSADDVTEDLKAEFFGGESKVLVTSLRGTLTEGVDYEGDRLSAAVVCGVPIINTASPRTKAVRTAYEREFGDGFVYALTVPAVRKARQALGRVIRGPEEVGVRVLVDSRYARDSWDSVRKYFPDTEREEFQPVSPDMLSLGLERFWRGRE from the coding sequence GTGACCGCAAGCGATTCGTGGCGCGAGGTGTTCGGCCACGCCGACCCGTACGACGAGCAGGTGGACGGCATCGAGACCGCCATCGACACCGCCGAGGACGGCGGGTTCGCCGTGGTCGAGGGTGCCTGCGGGACCGGCAAGACCATGCTGGCGCTGACCGCGGGCATCGACCTCGTTCGGGACCCGCAGAGCGACTACGAGCGCGTGGTCGTCCTCACCAGCGTCAAACAGCAACTCCGCCAGTTCGAGGAGGACCTCCGGACCGTCAACTCGAACCTGCCGACCGACTGGGACCCCGTGACGAGTCTCACCCTCGTCGGGAAGGCCGACGTGTGTCCGTACAACCGCGAGAACGCGGGGGGCATCGACGACGGCAACGTCTACGAGCGGTGCGAGTCGCTCCGGGAGGACACCCGCGCGATAACGGGCGAAGGCGGAGCCACGACCGCCCAGAACCTCGTCTCGCGCGCCCGGAGCCAGCAGACCGGTCTCGCCGACTCGGGTGCGCAGGGCCGGGCCGCCGCCCAATTCCTCGAAACCGCCGACGAACCGACGCCCTACCCGCCGGAGATGCCAGAGTACGACGACGTGGAGTACTGCCCGTTCTACGCGCAGTTCCTCGAAGAACTCCCGGAGGACGGCGACCCCGTGGAGGCGGTCCTCTTCGACTTCGACGGGATGGGTCTCATCGACCCCGAGGAATTGGTCTCGCTGTCGGTTCAGCACGGCACCTGCCCCCACTCGATGATGGGCGCGATACTTCCCCACGCCGAGGTCGTGGTCGGCAACTACTACCACGCCTTCGACCCCGTCACGACCGGCGGATTCACGGGCGCGCTGCTCGATTCGTCCACCTTCGTCGTCTGCGACGAGGCCCACATGCTCGAACCCCGCGTCCGTGACCTCGTGAGCGACGCGGTGGGCGACGCGACCCTGCGGGACGCCGAGTCGGAACTCACGCGGGTCATCCAACCGCTCAAGTTCGACGGCGACAAGGAGACCCACACCGCCGCGGACGCCGACCTCGTGCGCGGCGAACTCGAAGACAGCGACGTGTCGCTCTCGGACCTCGAAGCGACCCGCGACTTCTTCCGGGACCTCCGGGAGGAACTCGACCGACGCGTTACCGCCCACCTCGAACGCGAACACCGCGGCTGGAAGTCGAACCTCCACGACCTGCCCGACGACGAGATTCCGCTCCGAGACCCGACGGAGCCACAGCAGGACGAAATCTCGGTGTGGGCCGAGTCGGAGGGCTACCACGACGGCGTCTGGGTGAAGGCCGAGGCCGTCGGCGCGGTCGTCGCGCGCATCCTGAACGAGGCCGAGGACGACGAGAAGGAGCGGGCCGCGCCGGCCGCCGGCCGCGTCCTCGGCGAGTGGTACCGAAACGACCACGAGCGCTACTTCCGGGAGATAGAACTCGAACGAACGTGGAACGAGAAGGAACCCGACACCTCGTGGCGGCGCGCGTACAACGCCCGCCTCGCCATGCAGAACTGCGTGCCCAGCGACGCCATCGGCGAGCAACTCGCGGAGTTCGGCGGCGGCGTCCTGATGAGTGCGACCCTCGAACCCCTCGACGTGTTCGAGGAGGTGACGGGTCTCAACCATCTCGACGCCGAACAGGGCCGCCCGGTCGTGGAACGGACCTACGGCCTGAACTTCCCCGAGGAGCGCCGGGAGAGTTTCGCCGTCGATGCTCCCAAGTTCACCTACGACAACCGCGGTGCACCCGGCGACGAGACCCAGACCCGCCGGATGTACGCCGACGCGCTCCGCGACGTGGCGCGCGAGACGCCCGGCAACGTCCTCGTCGGGATGCCCAACTACGCCGAAGCGACGTGGGCCGCCGAGACGCTCCGCGAGAACCCCCGCGTCGAGAAGCCGGTCCTGCTGGACGAGAGCAGCGCCGACGACGTGACCGAGGACCTGAAAGCCGAGTTCTTCGGCGGCGAGTCGAAGGTCCTCGTCACCAGTCTTCGCGGGACGCTCACGGAGGGCGTCGATTACGAGGGCGACCGACTCAGCGCCGCGGTGGTCTGTGGCGTCCCCATCATCAACACCGCGAGTCCCCGGACGAAAGCGGTCAGGACGGCCTACGAGCGCGAGTTCGGCGACGGCTTCGTCTACGCGCTGACGGTCCCGGCGGTCCGGAAGGCCCGCCAAGCCCTCGGCCGCGTCATCCGCGGGCCGGAGGAGGTCGGCGTCCGCGTCCTCGTGGACTCGCGGTACGCCCGCGACTCGTGGGACAGCGTCCGGAAGTACTTCCCCGACACCGAGCGCGAGGAGTTCCAGCCCGTGAGTCCGGACATGCTCTCGCTCGGACTGGAGCGGTTCTGGCGCGGCCGGGAGTAG
- a CDS encoding methyl-accepting chemotaxis protein — protein MTGTNEQFDGESVEAPDVGDEDVELETDVEEITQDVQADADYDREVASEIQSSLAELQDSSESIAERTRDITALAREQSEGMSQVSEEVSDLSAAVEEIASSSEEVATASDHARQQAEAGQEAAAEAGETMAEIQTAAQSVTEDVQTIRESVEAIDDIIEVINDIAEQTNLLALNANIEAARADEGGDGFAVVADEIKELAGESQEQADEIEGKVSRIQENTENAVESLEESNSRIDEGIETVESAVGSLDEIAESVREVNQGIEEVASATDQQAASTEEVAAMVDQTTENADDIADRTDGISAELDDQTDQISDINRQVDELVED, from the coding sequence GTGACCGGAACCAACGAGCAGTTCGACGGCGAGTCAGTGGAGGCCCCGGACGTCGGTGACGAGGACGTGGAGTTGGAGACCGACGTCGAGGAGATAACGCAGGACGTGCAGGCGGACGCAGACTACGACCGGGAGGTCGCCAGCGAGATACAGTCCTCGCTCGCGGAACTACAGGACTCCTCGGAGAGCATCGCCGAGCGAACCCGCGACATCACCGCGCTGGCGCGCGAGCAATCCGAGGGCATGTCGCAGGTCTCCGAGGAGGTCTCGGACCTGAGCGCCGCCGTCGAGGAGATAGCCTCCTCGTCGGAGGAGGTGGCGACTGCTAGCGACCACGCCCGCCAGCAGGCCGAAGCGGGACAGGAGGCCGCCGCCGAGGCCGGCGAGACGATGGCCGAGATACAGACCGCCGCCCAGAGTGTGACCGAGGACGTCCAGACCATCCGCGAGAGCGTCGAGGCGATAGACGACATCATCGAGGTCATCAACGACATCGCCGAGCAGACCAACCTGCTCGCGCTCAACGCCAACATCGAGGCCGCCCGCGCCGACGAGGGCGGCGACGGGTTCGCGGTCGTCGCCGACGAGATAAAGGAACTCGCGGGCGAGTCACAGGAGCAGGCCGACGAGATAGAGGGGAAGGTCAGTCGAATCCAAGAGAACACCGAAAACGCCGTCGAGAGCCTCGAAGAGAGCAACTCCCGCATCGACGAGGGCATCGAGACCGTCGAGTCGGCCGTCGGGAGCCTCGACGAGATCGCCGAGTCGGTCCGAGAGGTCAATCAGGGCATCGAAGAGGTCGCGTCCGCGACCGACCAGCAGGCCGCCAGCACGGAGGAAGTCGCCGCGATGGTCGACCAGACGACCGAGAACGCCGACGACATCGCGGACCGCACCGACGGAATCTCCGCGGAACTCGACGACCAGACCGACCAGATTTCGGACATCAATCGGCAGGTCGACGAACTGGTCGAGGACTGA
- a CDS encoding outer membrane protein assembly factor BamB family protein, producing the protein MTRLVPLQFLGLPEFSALDAALVVTFAVSTVTMTVIYGVYLVVALRDWRADGPPRPRDDYDPTLRERLAWWVLFSLPTATIGYLLVGVAAARFLFALPFTVLSGLVLGLLGLHLVAPVAFHVESAAVRRRTSWDPSGVYYLTIVATGLGALLGALYLYQRHRHLRAAASEAETANSVAATDDATDADDAPDADDATESAVADSDGGVGPARLPAVSRRNLLQVGAVGYAGYMAYQFAGPWLENEATQLLFGSAPDLTGDPTGWPMRNYGPRQTAANPSARPPSGDLAVETLYTGRDPNAEDGPVYADGTLYFCDRPEVRAIDAETGETRWTYRRKETGPFADGETWAVPHAIATDGESVFVSIDLGLAALDAETGEKRWHYETNALFRDLTVAGNTAFLGDYGVTAVDTATGAKRWRAEWNTGPSTPAAVADGTVFATHNASTDDGNHGWVVRAFDGSTGDAAWTRRVDFGSEGHAANTPVVDGTLYVGGDHLFALDAETGETRWKRENAVAGDWGYRLAADGDRLYAIPGGSGTESGSVRAFDAANGDPLWSMESPPDTDVAGTVAGETLCLTYEEEFRLVDGATGERLRSLDRDFGFPDPPRTVEDRIFVEGWEELFEITAGE; encoded by the coding sequence GTGACTCGATTGGTCCCCCTCCAGTTCCTCGGTCTCCCCGAGTTCTCCGCCCTCGACGCGGCGCTAGTTGTCACCTTCGCCGTCTCGACTGTTACGATGACGGTCATCTACGGTGTCTACCTCGTCGTGGCCCTGCGCGACTGGCGTGCGGACGGGCCGCCGCGCCCCCGCGACGACTACGACCCGACCCTCCGCGAACGACTCGCTTGGTGGGTCCTCTTCTCGCTCCCCACCGCGACGATTGGCTATCTCCTCGTCGGGGTCGCCGCGGCACGATTCCTCTTCGCGCTCCCGTTCACGGTCCTCTCGGGCCTCGTCCTCGGACTCCTCGGTCTCCACCTCGTCGCGCCGGTCGCGTTTCACGTCGAGAGCGCGGCCGTCCGGCGACGGACCTCGTGGGACCCCTCGGGCGTCTACTACCTCACGATAGTCGCAACGGGACTCGGAGCCCTCCTCGGCGCGCTCTACCTGTACCAGCGACACCGACACCTCCGCGCGGCCGCGTCCGAGGCCGAGACCGCGAACTCGGTGGCGGCGACGGACGACGCGACGGACGCAGACGATGCGCCGGACGCGGACGACGCGACAGAATCGGCAGTTGCCGATTCGGACGGCGGCGTCGGTCCGGCGCGGCTCCCGGCGGTCTCGCGCCGCAATCTCCTGCAGGTCGGTGCGGTCGGCTACGCCGGCTACATGGCGTATCAGTTCGCCGGCCCGTGGCTCGAAAACGAGGCCACGCAGTTGCTCTTCGGGTCGGCCCCCGACCTGACCGGCGACCCGACGGGGTGGCCCATGCGCAACTACGGCCCGAGACAGACCGCCGCGAATCCGTCTGCTCGACCGCCCTCGGGCGACCTCGCCGTCGAAACCCTCTACACCGGCCGGGACCCGAACGCCGAGGACGGCCCGGTCTACGCCGACGGGACGCTCTACTTCTGCGACCGACCGGAGGTGAGAGCCATAGACGCCGAGACCGGCGAGACGCGCTGGACCTACCGCCGCAAGGAGACCGGTCCCTTCGCGGACGGCGAGACGTGGGCCGTGCCACACGCCATCGCGACCGACGGCGAATCCGTGTTCGTCTCGATAGACCTCGGGCTGGCCGCGCTGGACGCCGAGACGGGCGAGAAGCGCTGGCACTACGAGACGAACGCCCTCTTCCGCGACCTGACCGTGGCCGGGAACACGGCCTTCCTCGGCGACTACGGCGTTACCGCCGTGGATACGGCGACCGGCGCGAAGCGGTGGCGGGCCGAGTGGAACACCGGTCCCTCGACCCCGGCCGCGGTCGCCGACGGGACGGTGTTCGCCACCCACAACGCGAGTACCGACGACGGGAACCACGGGTGGGTCGTGCGGGCCTTCGACGGCTCGACCGGCGATGCGGCGTGGACCCGGCGCGTGGACTTCGGGTCGGAAGGCCACGCCGCGAACACCCCGGTCGTGGACGGGACGCTCTACGTCGGCGGGGACCACCTCTTCGCGCTCGACGCCGAGACGGGCGAGACGCGCTGGAAGCGCGAGAACGCGGTCGCGGGTGACTGGGGTTACAGACTCGCCGCGGACGGCGACCGCCTCTACGCGATTCCCGGCGGGAGCGGAACCGAGTCCGGGTCGGTGCGGGCGTTCGACGCCGCGAACGGCGACCCCCTGTGGTCGATGGAATCGCCGCCCGACACGGACGTCGCGGGCACCGTCGCGGGCGAGACGCTCTGTCTGACCTACGAGGAGGAGTTCCGACTGGTCGATGGCGCGACGGGCGAGCGCCTGCGCTCGCTGGACCGCGACTTCGGGTTCCCCGACCCGCCGCGAACCGTCGAGGACCGCATCTTCGTGGAGGGATGGGAAGAGCTGTTCGAGATAACTGCCGGGGAGTAA
- a CDS encoding ABC transporter permease codes for MTREEAGTEGETTTERTGATRWLGPTAPTRWLERHAITLLGVATALVLAVVFYYPVLTVFADAVRVGGAWTVEVVRDVLTDPFYFGVLAPIFGGEFGAISELAAESPLGLFGFTAYQALLSTIASVLLGLPGAYVLSRYEFPGRRTLRSLTILPFVLPSIMVAIGFVAFFGTNGPLNAVLTALGLGPVNLLFTLEAIVVAHAFYNAPLVARVTTAAWESVDARMVETARSLGANPWYAFRTVLAPQLLPAVLTGALLTFVFTFMSFPIVLALGGFQLATVEVWVYSLVQELEYAEAATLAVAETVVSLALTYAYLRYEARESGGGRAANPPPRKRLLPENPSPLAALERVGVAAYAAVVAVVFVGPIASMVAESVTGPSGFTLQYYEFLVQRQVEGASFQTKPGVAVRNSLVFGVATLLVALPMGVTVSVLTARGGRGTRLADAAAMAPLAVSGVVVGLGMLRGLVFGVELWGHRLQVTGPVAIVAAHGVAAYPFVVRNVAPLLGGVDRSVVESARALGATRVRALLDVELPLVASGVAAGAAFAFAISIGEFDSTVILATGSSSYTMPVAVERYIGNRTLGPATAMGTVLLAVTSLSFVVVDRLGGRWEA; via the coding sequence GTGACCCGCGAGGAGGCCGGGACGGAGGGTGAGACCACCACCGAGCGCACCGGGGCGACGCGGTGGCTCGGCCCCACCGCGCCGACGCGATGGCTCGAACGCCACGCCATCACCCTCCTCGGAGTCGCGACCGCACTCGTCCTCGCGGTCGTCTTCTACTATCCGGTGTTGACCGTCTTCGCCGACGCGGTCCGGGTCGGCGGCGCGTGGACCGTCGAAGTCGTCCGCGACGTCCTCACGGACCCGTTCTACTTCGGCGTCCTCGCGCCGATTTTCGGCGGCGAGTTCGGCGCGATTTCCGAACTCGCCGCCGAGTCGCCGCTCGGCCTGTTCGGATTCACCGCCTACCAAGCTCTGCTCTCGACGATTGCGAGCGTCCTGCTCGGCCTGCCGGGAGCGTACGTCCTCTCGCGCTACGAGTTCCCCGGCAGGCGGACGCTCCGGTCGCTGACCATCCTCCCGTTCGTGCTGCCGTCAATCATGGTCGCCATCGGCTTCGTCGCGTTCTTCGGGACGAACGGCCCGCTGAACGCCGTCCTGACCGCGCTGGGTCTCGGGCCGGTGAACCTCCTCTTCACGCTCGAAGCCATCGTCGTCGCCCACGCGTTCTACAACGCGCCGCTGGTGGCTCGGGTCACGACCGCGGCGTGGGAGAGCGTGGACGCCCGGATGGTCGAGACCGCCCGGTCGCTCGGCGCGAACCCGTGGTACGCCTTCCGGACCGTGCTGGCACCCCAACTCCTGCCCGCGGTGCTGACTGGCGCGCTCCTCACCTTCGTCTTCACCTTCATGTCGTTCCCCATCGTCCTCGCGCTGGGCGGGTTCCAACTCGCCACGGTCGAGGTGTGGGTCTACTCGCTCGTGCAGGAACTGGAGTACGCCGAGGCCGCCACGCTCGCGGTGGCCGAGACGGTCGTCTCGCTCGCGCTGACCTACGCTTACCTCCGGTACGAGGCCCGCGAGTCGGGCGGCGGTCGGGCCGCGAACCCGCCGCCGAGGAAGCGACTGCTGCCCGAGAACCCCTCGCCGCTGGCCGCGCTCGAACGCGTCGGCGTCGCCGCCTACGCCGCGGTGGTCGCGGTGGTCTTCGTCGGTCCCATCGCCAGCATGGTCGCCGAGAGCGTGACCGGTCCCTCGGGGTTCACCCTCCAGTACTACGAGTTCCTCGTCCAGCGGCAGGTCGAGGGCGCGTCGTTCCAGACGAAACCGGGGGTAGCGGTCCGCAACTCCCTGGTGTTCGGCGTCGCCACCCTGCTGGTCGCGCTCCCGATGGGCGTCACCGTCTCGGTGCTGACCGCCCGCGGGGGCAGGGGAACCAGACTCGCGGACGCGGCCGCGATGGCACCGCTCGCGGTCAGCGGCGTCGTCGTCGGACTCGGGATGCTCCGCGGACTGGTCTTCGGCGTCGAGTTGTGGGGCCACCGATTGCAGGTCACGGGACCGGTCGCCATCGTCGCGGCCCACGGCGTCGCGGCCTACCCCTTCGTCGTCCGGAACGTCGCGCCGCTGCTCGGCGGCGTGGACCGGTCGGTCGTGGAGTCGGCCCGCGCGCTCGGCGCGACTCGGGTCCGGGCGCTGTTGGACGTGGAACTCCCGCTCGTGGCGTCGGGGGTCGCCGCCGGGGCCGCGTTCGCGTTCGCCATTTCCATCGGCGAGTTCGATTCGACGGTGATTTTGGCGACCGGGAGCAGTAGCTACACGATGCCAGTCGCCGTCGAGCGCTACATCGGCAACCGGACGCTCGGGCCAGCGACCGCGATGGGGACCGTCCTGCTCGCCGTGACGAGTCTGAGTTTCGTCGTCGTCGATAGGTTGGGAGGGCGGTGGGAAGCGTGA